One genomic segment of Ipomoea triloba cultivar NCNSP0323 chromosome 9, ASM357664v1 includes these proteins:
- the LOC116030751 gene encoding dnaJ homolog subfamily B member 4-like gives MGVDYYKILQVDRNAKDEDLKKAYRKLAMKWHPDKNPNNKKEAEAKFKQISEAYDVLSDSQKRAVYDQYGEEGLKGQAPPPDAGGTTYFHPGDTPFRFNTRNPNDIFAEIFGGSSPFGGGMGGGSRMRGSSRFSSSLFGDDIFSSFGDSRPMSSGPRKAPPIERKLPCSLEDLYKGTTKKMKISREIADASGATMVVEEILTITIKPGWKKGTKITFPEKGNEEPNVIPADLVFIIDEKPHSTFTREGNDLIVVQKVSLAEALAGYTVHLTTLDGRNLTVPINSVINPNYEEVVAREGMPIPKEPSKRGNLRIKFTIKFPTRLTSDQKAGVKKLLAS, from the exons atgGGGGTGGATTACTACAAGATATTGCAGGTGGATAGGAATGCAAAAGATGAGGATTTGAAGAAAGCTTACAGAAAGCTGGCTATGAAGTGGCACCCTGATAAGAACCCTAACAACAAGAAAGAAGCTGAGGCCAAATTCAAGCAGATCTCTGAAGCTTACGAT GTTTTAAGTGACTCGCAGAAGAGGGCAGTCTATGATCAATATGGCGAAGAAGGGCTTAAAGGACAAGCACCACCACCAGATGCCGGTGGGACAACATACTTCCATCCAGGGGACACACCATTTAGATTCAACACCAGAAATCCCAATGATATTTTCGCTGAAATTTTTGGTGGCTCGAGTCCATTTGGTGGTGGAATGGGAGGTGGTAGCCGCATGAGAGGTAGTTCGAGATTCTCTAGTTCATTGTTTGGGGATGATATCTTTAGTTCGTTTGGGGATAGCAGACCAATGAGTTCAGGGCCCCGGAAAGCACCGCCAATTGAAAGAAAGTTGCCTTGTAGCCTAGAGGATCTCTACAAGGGAACCACCAAAAAGATGAAAATCTCGAGGGAGATAGCTGATGCAAGTGG GGCAACAATGGTGGTAGAAGAGATTTTAACCATCACAATCAAACCCGGTTGGAAGAAGGGAACAAAAATCACATTCCCAGAGAAAGGGAACGAGGAGCCAAATGTCATTCCTGCAGATCTTGTATTCATAATTGACGAGAAACCACATAGCACGTTTACAAGAGAAGGCAATGATCTCATCGTCGTACAGAAAGTATCGCTCGCTGAAGCATTAGCAGGCTATACAGTCCATTTGACGACGCTGGATGGAAGAAACTTGACAGTGCCTATCAACAGCGTCATAAACCCGAATTATGAAGAGGTGGTGGCGAGAGAAGGGATGCCGATACCTAAAGAGCCCTCAAAGAGAGGCAATTTGAGGATCAAGTTCACCATCAAATTCCCAACTAGATTGACATCGGATCAGAAGGCTGGAGTGAAGAAATTGCTTGCTTCCTGA